DNA sequence from the Exiguobacterium mexicanum genome:
ATGAAATTTAAAAAGGTTTCTAATTCGCTTATTGCTGCCGGAATTCTCGTTTCTTCTTTCGCGCTTCCTGTTACAGGGAACGCCGAAGGTGATGATTACTATTCAAATGAAACAAATCCAACTGCTAGACCAACCATCGTTTTAGAAGAAAATAGCATTGGTAATAAGTTGCTTAATGGCGAAGTTACTCCTATGTATGTCCCAATTCCATATACATATGTGCACACTTACTTTTACAGTAATTATCAAGTTGGGCAAATGGTAAACAAAATGAGCCCTGGAACTACTAGCGCTGCCGTTGCAGCCTTAGGCTTGATTACGCTACCGTCAGCAGTAGCCAAACCAGTAGCAGTTGCCGGCTATATGGTCGCTACAGCTACACAAAACAAATATACTTATTTCAGAAGCGCTTACGATCAAGGATATGGTCTTCAACTAATTGTTCGTAGAAACCCGAGCTACAATGGTTATAATGCTGCTACCTTGGCAGAGTGGGTAAAGACGAACTCAAGAATGCAGTAATGATAAATTACAGTTGAACGGTCGCATCGTCTCGAGACGATGCGATCGTTCGAATGGAATCCACTTCCCTGATCCAGTGACCGAGAGGGAACGGGTCGGGGAAGATTGGTCTTGGGAGTGTCGATCCCGACAGGGATCGACACTCCCTTTCTCGTGGCCAGACACGAGAAACAGCCCTTGATTTTTACCTCGTAGAGCCCGCCTCTTGCTTGCAAGAGTATAGCGGGCTATACTCTTCTCAAACGACAGACGAAATTCGCCCCTCGCTTCGCTTCGGTTCTCGTCGTCATCAAGGAGGAAAGAACATGGCATTCGACTTCGCTTGGAACACTCAAAAAAACCAATTGAGTGATGTAAAAGGCAAAGAAAGAGAACAAGAACGAGAAGGGAAAATCAAGAACTATATGATAGATCCGACCCGAACCCACCTCAATTATGATTTCGTGAAAAGTGAGACCGGTCTCTACCAACGGGTCAAAGAACGATCTGAATTCTTGAAATCACAAGGGAGCAAAGTACAGAAGAATTCGGTTGTCCTGTACTCGAACATCATTACGATTCCGAAAGTCGAAGCAGCCAAGATGACCGACGACGAGCACAAGGCATACTTCCAAAGTTGCTATGAGTATTTCTGTGATCGATATGGTGACGAGAACGTATTGAGCGCCAAAGTCCATCTGGACGAAACGACGCCCCATATGCACCTTCATTTCATGCCTGTGAACAAAGAGAACGGTAAATTACAGGCAAGGACTGTGATGGGACCGAAAGCGTTGCGCGAGATTCACGACCAACTACCGAAGTTTCTCCAAGAACGAGGGTTTGACGTGAAACGGGCGAGTGGCGAGAAGACGAAGATGAAACTCGACATTCATGAATTCAAGGCGCACCAAGACTTCAAGCGCCAAACGGAGCAACTTCGAGAGGAAGTCCAAGCCTTGGCCGAAAAAGCGACTAAAGGCAAAGAGTACGTGATGAAGGCCAAGGACGTCCGTGATCAGTTGGGCGAGCAAGTAGTCGAATACGAGAATTTGCTCGGGAAGCAAAAAGAGCAGGTCGAAGTCGGTCAAAAACGATTGGACTCTCTCTATGCAGAACTCGAGACGACCGAAGATTTCGTCACAAAAGAAATCAAATCTTTGAAAGGAAAGGCGGATCAGTACCGTTCCCAAATCCAAGAAACGATCGATGCACTGTCGAACCTTAGCCTGGTCGAGAGTTTCAACGAAAGCGCCAAACGACAAAAATTATCGAGCAACCTGACGATTTCCCCTTCTTCCTTCGAGAACTTGAAGAAGCAAGCCGAATTGTCAGTCCAACTTCAAAAAGCGCTGCAGGCGAGCGAACGAGAAAAGAAACAACTCGTGGACCGGAACAAGTATCTTGAGTCGCAGAACGATCGCATCCCGAATCTCCTGCAAGAGAACCGCCGACTGGCGAGAGAGATTGAGTTTTTCAAGTCCGTATTAACCAAGTTGAAAGAAGCACTGGTCAATCAAAAGATGATTGCTCAAGATAAATTGGATAAATGGATTGGGTCTTTCAAGTCGAGAGCGACCTTCGAAATGAACGGATCAGTCGAACCCGCATTCGAGAACGAGAACGAAAAAGAGGGGTTCGAATGGCATCGAGAGACATACGG
Encoded proteins:
- the mobV gene encoding MobV family relaxase, translated to MAFDFAWNTQKNQLSDVKGKEREQEREGKIKNYMIDPTRTHLNYDFVKSETGLYQRVKERSEFLKSQGSKVQKNSVVLYSNIITIPKVEAAKMTDDEHKAYFQSCYEYFCDRYGDENVLSAKVHLDETTPHMHLHFMPVNKENGKLQARTVMGPKALREIHDQLPKFLQERGFDVKRASGEKTKMKLDIHEFKAHQDFKRQTEQLREEVQALAEKATKGKEYVMKAKDVRDQLGEQVVEYENLLGKQKEQVEVGQKRLDSLYAELETTEDFVTKEIKSLKGKADQYRSQIQETIDALSNLSLVESFNESAKRQKLSSNLTISPSSFENLKKQAELSVQLQKALQASEREKKQLVDRNKYLESQNDRIPNLLQENRRLAREIEFFKSVLTKLKEALVNQKMIAQDKLDKWIGSFKSRATFEMNGSVEPAFENENEKEGFEWHRETYGAKYEEKSSDMER